The following proteins come from a genomic window of Candidatus Poribacteria bacterium:
- a CDS encoding Gfo/Idh/MocA family oxidoreductase — MSTRIWHNNTPKSRLTYCGDAKIMGTSKNDILRVGVIGPGGAGRGNTLGFATRPDAEVVAAVDTHEASLDALENALQEQVDGYKANSFNRYLGEYEFVEMLNHEDLDIVGVFSPHSLHDIHTKYALRAGCHVIVEKPMANVVGDAIAVTKIAMGSGLHLVGGYQRHYEDTYMAARRAIAEGRIGTLQKFEVYMAQRWGAGGWRGDPRFSGGGQPNDSGSHLQDIFLWMTAALPAEVYGTTDMKFEDDDGNLVPKFVEINSYSDVTLDNSAEGTITILGNTRVGFEEWVILEGDEGTIEIKNGIRYTPKGGAPEPLAYPRPEGYPRNKVDQLVGLVKDEYQINYTSGINGVRTSWLTNSILEAGKGPDAKNRVNCDNLIQKEGYTRQEVLELIDECASKSCY; from the coding sequence ATGAGTACGCGAATTTGGCACAATAACACCCCAAAATCACGATTGACATACTGCGGAGATGCTAAAATCATGGGAACCAGCAAGAATGATATTTTAAGAGTGGGTGTGATTGGACCTGGCGGTGCAGGACGCGGGAACACACTCGGTTTCGCGACGCGTCCCGACGCTGAAGTCGTTGCCGCCGTGGACACCCACGAAGCAAGTTTGGACGCTTTAGAGAACGCCCTCCAAGAACAGGTTGACGGCTATAAAGCGAATAGTTTCAACCGTTACCTCGGTGAATACGAGTTCGTGGAGATGCTCAATCACGAAGATCTGGATATAGTCGGTGTATTCTCGCCGCACTCCCTTCACGATATTCACACGAAATACGCCCTCCGCGCCGGATGCCACGTGATCGTCGAAAAACCGATGGCAAATGTCGTTGGTGATGCGATTGCGGTAACCAAAATCGCTATGGGCAGCGGATTACACCTCGTCGGTGGGTATCAACGCCATTATGAGGATACCTACATGGCAGCCAGACGCGCAATCGCTGAGGGACGTATCGGTACCCTCCAGAAATTTGAGGTCTACATGGCACAACGGTGGGGCGCAGGCGGATGGCGCGGGGATCCACGCTTCTCTGGCGGTGGACAGCCCAACGATTCAGGTAGCCACCTCCAAGATATATTCTTATGGATGACGGCCGCCTTGCCGGCTGAGGTCTACGGAACGACTGACATGAAATTTGAGGACGACGATGGAAATCTCGTTCCAAAGTTCGTTGAAATTAATTCTTACTCCGATGTAACGCTGGATAACAGTGCCGAAGGCACAATCACTATCCTCGGCAACACGCGCGTTGGGTTTGAAGAATGGGTAATTCTGGAAGGTGATGAAGGAACGATCGAGATCAAAAATGGCATTCGTTACACGCCCAAAGGTGGCGCCCCAGAACCGCTTGCGTATCCGCGTCCGGAAGGGTATCCGCGCAACAAGGTCGACCAGCTCGTCGGTTTGGTAAAAGATGAATACCAGATAAATTACACCTCTGGTATCAACGGCGTGCGCACCAGTTGGTTGACGAATTCGATCCTTGAAGCGGGTAAGGGACCCGACGCGAAAAACAGGGTGAATTGTGACAATCTCATCCAGAAAGAGGGATACACTCGGCAAGAGGTTTTAGAATTGATTGATGAATGTGCATCCAAATCCTGTTATTAA
- a CDS encoding phytanoyl-CoA dioxygenase family protein: protein MEKITDNEIQFFNDNGYLILKGVIQSDELAVIQRESQRLIDEILAGGPADPWCNRGPEGIPYYLTYLHSHPNEFSLRLLGHPFIGDLLHRIVGPDFIPCYESLVFKLPKHGSSVRWHRDGNAIRENHPIFNIDIYIDDSTVDNGCVWVIPKSHLWGIEEAQEVIDRGAVNFEREDAVPAEVEPGDILLHHTKVLHGSKINTSETLRRVIYFDQRTPRWNETYKWWQSGFLTQRCKLYQRALQERRTNPYASDTEQFDYKVPSNMPTWDPADDFDLRIQHRAYAYQE, encoded by the coding sequence ATGGAAAAAATTACGGATAACGAGATTCAATTCTTCAACGATAACGGTTATCTCATCCTGAAAGGTGTAATCCAATCCGATGAACTTGCCGTTATACAACGCGAAAGTCAGCGACTGATTGATGAGATTTTGGCGGGCGGACCCGCGGATCCGTGGTGTAACCGCGGACCCGAAGGGATTCCTTACTATCTGACCTATTTACACTCGCACCCGAACGAATTCTCCCTACGACTCTTGGGACACCCGTTCATCGGGGATCTGCTGCATCGGATCGTCGGACCCGATTTTATCCCGTGCTATGAATCTTTGGTCTTTAAACTGCCGAAACACGGTTCCTCGGTTCGGTGGCACCGAGACGGCAATGCAATCCGAGAAAATCATCCGATCTTCAATATCGACATCTACATAGACGACTCGACCGTTGACAACGGATGTGTCTGGGTCATCCCGAAGAGCCATCTCTGGGGAATCGAAGAGGCGCAGGAGGTCATTGACAGGGGTGCAGTCAATTTTGAACGCGAAGACGCAGTGCCAGCAGAGGTTGAACCGGGCGACATTCTGCTCCACCATACCAAAGTCTTGCACGGCAGTAAAATCAATACAAGCGAGACGCTCCGCCGGGTTATCTACTTTGATCAGCGGACACCGCGCTGGAATGAGACATATAAATGGTGGCAATCGGGGTTCTTGACACAACGCTGCAAACTCTATCAACGCGCTCTCCAGGAACGCCGGACGAATCCTTATGCGTCCGATACCGAGCAGTTTGATTACAAGGTGCCATCGAATATGCCGACGTGGGATCCAGCAGACGACTTCGATCTACGGATTCAGCACCGTGCTTATGCGTATCAGGAGTAG
- a CDS encoding NAD(P)-dependent oxidoreductase has protein sequence MNVLLVGGSGHVGTMTLPYMKSHHNFRVLDLNPPKDTSVDYIQGSVTDPDIVQEALKGMDTFVYMVMLQPTSDRSSVADFSDIVANYEVNAKGLHIVLHAAKEAGIRHAVYTSTFTVHERTRNNFPYEDVVPRDNPGVYGLTKSFGEQVCEYFSREHDMSLIALRITGPSTRQQWLERYNQPKDSSVHIWWTDEQDLATAYLAAISVEHEGFDAFFIAGDHEQKEINLSKAKRLLSWEPLTHTRV, from the coding sequence ATGAACGTTTTACTTGTGGGAGGTTCGGGACACGTTGGGACGATGACGCTCCCTTACATGAAGAGCCATCACAATTTTCGAGTCCTTGACCTCAATCCGCCCAAAGACACCTCTGTTGATTACATCCAAGGATCCGTTACCGATCCCGATATCGTTCAGGAAGCCTTGAAAGGGATGGACACGTTTGTCTACATGGTGATGCTACAACCGACGAGCGATCGGTCCTCTGTCGCCGATTTCAGCGACATTGTTGCAAACTACGAGGTGAACGCGAAAGGACTGCATATCGTCTTACACGCCGCAAAGGAAGCGGGTATCCGACACGCCGTCTATACAAGCACCTTCACTGTGCATGAGCGAACACGGAACAACTTTCCGTATGAGGATGTCGTGCCGCGCGATAACCCCGGGGTCTATGGGTTAACCAAAAGTTTCGGTGAGCAGGTCTGCGAATACTTCTCACGAGAACACGACATGTCGCTGATCGCTCTGCGGATCACGGGTCCCTCTACGCGCCAACAGTGGCTTGAGCGTTACAACCAACCCAAAGATTCATCGGTACATATCTGGTGGACGGATGAGCAGGATTTGGCGACCGCCTATCTCGCCGCTATCTCGGTTGAACACGAAGGCTTTGATGCTTTCTTCATTGCGGGGGATCATGAACAGAAAGAAATTAACCTCTCAAAAGCAAAGCGACTGCTCAGTTGGGAACCGCTGACGCACACACGTGTATGA
- a CDS encoding succinate dehydrogenase/fumarate reductase iron-sulfur subunit — translation MAKATFRIWRGNADGAEFVDYDTEVSEGMVVLDAVHRIQAEQANDMAVRWNCKAGKCGSCSAEVNGQPKLMCMTRLNDLSLDEPVTVEPMRAFPLIKDLVTDVSWNFKVKEKMKPFTPRPPDAEDGTWRMEQEDIDHIQEFRKCIECFLCQDVCHVLREHDLHDEFIGPRFFVYAASLEMHPIDTENRLEELKDSDGIGYCNITKCCTKVCPEHITITDNAIIPLKERVVDQFYDPIKKLFRVFSR, via the coding sequence ATGGCGAAAGCAACATTTAGAATCTGGCGTGGCAATGCGGATGGCGCGGAATTTGTCGATTACGATACCGAGGTCTCTGAAGGTATGGTGGTTTTAGACGCAGTCCACCGTATCCAAGCCGAGCAGGCGAACGATATGGCTGTCCGGTGGAATTGTAAGGCGGGAAAATGCGGATCCTGCTCCGCTGAAGTCAACGGGCAACCGAAATTGATGTGCATGACGCGCCTCAACGATCTATCGCTTGATGAACCCGTTACCGTCGAGCCGATGCGCGCATTCCCCCTCATCAAGGATCTCGTTACAGACGTATCTTGGAACTTCAAAGTCAAAGAGAAAATGAAGCCATTCACGCCGCGCCCGCCTGATGCCGAAGATGGTACGTGGCGAATGGAACAGGAAGACATTGACCACATCCAAGAGTTTCGGAAGTGCATTGAGTGCTTCCTCTGCCAGGATGTCTGCCACGTCCTTCGAGAACACGATCTTCATGACGAGTTCATCGGACCGAGATTCTTCGTTTACGCCGCCTCCTTAGAAATGCACCCCATTGACACGGAAAACCGACTCGAGGAATTGAAGGATTCGGACGGTATCGGATATTGTAACATCACCAAATGTTGCACGAAGGTCTGCCCGGAGCATATCACGATTACGGACAACGCCATCATCCCACTCAAAGAACGCGTCGTTGACCAATTCTACGATCCGATTAAAAAACTGTTCCGCGTCTTTAGTCGGTAA
- a CDS encoding fumarate reductase/succinate dehydrogenase flavoprotein subunit — translation MASYETHEYDVLIIGAGGAGLRAAIEAATGDLRVGLICKSLLGKAHTVMAEGGVAAALANVDERDSWRVHFADTMRGGQYLSNARMAELHAQESPDRVRELEAWGALFDRTQEGGILQRNFGGHQYPRLAHVGDRTGLEMIRALQDHGIHQGIEVHMENTVISLLKTGERVSGAFGYEREKGRFKVFSAKAVVLATGGVGKAYKITSNSWEYTGDGHSLAYHAGAELIDMEFVQFHPTGMVWPPSVRGILVTEGVRGEGGILTNSEGERFMFDDIPELYVNQTADSPEEGWRYTQGDRDARRPPELLTRDHVARCIVREVQEGRGSPHGGVFLDIAWIKEKISNAPEHIRRKLPSMYHQFKELADIDITQEPMEVGPTTHYIMGGIRVDADSQMTAVPGLFAAGECAAGLHGANRLGGNSLSDLLVFGKRAGEYAAQFAEKNEAVPLDETEIDAIAAHTLKPFENPADDGSGEKMGPYDVQAQLQEKMQDLVGIARTQESLTQALEEIQSLREQAENVHAIGNREYNSGWHTALDLDCLLTVSESIALAALERRASIGAHSRDDYPEKEEPGAGKYNTIVKKTPDGTMEIRREPVDELRADLQEIIDEIG, via the coding sequence GTGGCATCTTACGAAACTCATGAATATGATGTATTGATAATCGGAGCCGGTGGTGCTGGACTTCGGGCAGCGATTGAAGCCGCCACAGGCGACCTGAGAGTAGGACTCATCTGCAAATCTCTGCTCGGTAAGGCGCATACTGTTATGGCAGAAGGTGGCGTCGCTGCCGCTTTGGCAAACGTCGATGAAAGGGACAGTTGGCGGGTGCATTTCGCTGACACCATGCGCGGTGGACAATATCTCTCGAATGCCCGAATGGCAGAACTCCATGCGCAAGAATCACCCGACCGTGTGCGTGAACTTGAAGCCTGGGGCGCCCTCTTTGACCGGACACAAGAGGGCGGGATCCTTCAACGGAATTTCGGTGGACACCAATACCCACGCCTCGCACACGTCGGGGATCGCACAGGATTGGAAATGATCCGCGCCCTACAGGATCACGGTATCCATCAAGGCATTGAAGTACACATGGAGAATACCGTCATTTCGCTCCTCAAAACAGGTGAGAGGGTCTCAGGGGCATTCGGCTACGAACGTGAAAAGGGACGGTTCAAGGTCTTTTCCGCCAAAGCCGTCGTTTTGGCAACGGGAGGCGTTGGAAAAGCATACAAAATTACAAGCAATAGTTGGGAATATACCGGCGATGGACACTCGCTCGCATATCACGCTGGGGCGGAACTCATAGATATGGAGTTTGTGCAATTCCATCCCACGGGTATGGTATGGCCCCCCAGCGTCCGAGGTATCTTGGTCACAGAAGGAGTGCGTGGCGAAGGCGGTATCCTCACAAACAGTGAAGGCGAACGCTTTATGTTCGATGACATCCCGGAACTCTATGTGAACCAGACGGCGGATAGCCCTGAAGAAGGGTGGCGATATACGCAAGGCGATCGAGATGCACGGCGTCCACCCGAACTTCTTACACGCGATCATGTCGCACGCTGCATCGTCCGGGAAGTCCAAGAGGGTCGGGGAAGTCCACATGGTGGTGTATTCTTGGATATCGCGTGGATTAAGGAAAAAATTTCAAACGCTCCAGAACATATCCGTAGAAAACTGCCGAGTATGTATCATCAATTCAAGGAGCTCGCCGACATTGACATCACGCAGGAGCCGATGGAGGTCGGTCCCACAACACACTATATCATGGGCGGCATTCGGGTCGATGCGGATTCACAGATGACAGCGGTTCCAGGACTCTTCGCTGCGGGTGAATGTGCGGCGGGATTACACGGTGCCAATCGACTCGGCGGTAATTCGCTCTCCGATCTACTCGTTTTCGGTAAACGTGCGGGGGAATATGCGGCGCAGTTTGCCGAGAAGAACGAAGCCGTCCCGCTTGATGAAACAGAAATCGATGCAATCGCCGCGCACACACTGAAACCCTTTGAAAACCCAGCGGACGATGGGAGTGGTGAAAAGATGGGACCCTACGACGTTCAGGCACAACTCCAAGAGAAGATGCAAGACTTGGTGGGGATCGCTCGGACTCAGGAAAGTCTCACGCAAGCCTTGGAAGAGATCCAAAGTCTGCGCGAGCAGGCGGAGAACGTTCATGCTATCGGCAATCGGGAATACAATTCTGGATGGCATACGGCACTTGATCTCGACTGTTTGCTCACTGTTTCTGAATCGATCGCACTCGCCGCACTTGAACGTAGGGCAAGTATCGGGGCGCATTCACGGGACGATTATCCAGAGAAAGAGGAACCCGGTGCAGGCAAATATAACACCATCGTCAAGAAGACACCCGACGGCACAATGGAGATTCGACGAGAACCCGTTGATGAACTCCGAGCAGATCTGCAGGAAATCATAGATGAAATCGGATAA
- a CDS encoding WD40 repeat domain-containing protein: protein MNIRRLSTFLTLLFFSILLSSNTFAQDYTQWELPEGAIARLGKGGINEIQYSPDGVLLAMAGDIGIWLYDTTTSQEIALLTGHTAPVLSLAFSSNGRTFVSGGGDGTIRFWDRNTGTHKTILIAYQLDVNSLAFSPDGCLLASGSDDGAIRLWDPITAEHRVTMTLGRHAAKMNSVVFSPDGNTIAGGSEDGNVYLWDTHTNELKRTLIWHADGVNTVVFSPDGGTLATGSTHGAIHLWDIHTYTHRKTLFGHTDWVYSIAFSPDGNMLASGSDDKTVRLWNVNTGVQKKTLTGHTQGVKSVTFSPDGNTIISAGEDGAIRLWYVNIGESKGTLFGHTDWVWSVAFSPDGNTIVSGNEDSTLHFWDVHTSTHKATLSGHTSGVNSVVFSPDGNTIASAGIEIRLWDVKTGKQKKVLSGHTSGVYSVAFSPDGNVIASGSDDGTICLWDVRTGKHMKTLLGLTNRVPSVAFSPDGPTLATGSANGDIHLWSVYAGELQMILTGHAGWIWSVAFSPDGDTLASAGDDGTIRFWDVETGVHKKTLTGHTDWVYSIVFSPNGNTLVSGGANGNVHIWDVITGVYKTKFAGHTDRVFSVAFSPDGNILASGSEDGTVLLWELTSSTPQ, encoded by the coding sequence ATGAACATTAGGCGACTCTCCACTTTTCTGACGCTTCTTTTTTTTTCAATTTTGCTTTCATCTAACACCTTCGCCCAAGATTATACGCAGTGGGAACTCCCGGAGGGCGCCATCGCTCGACTCGGTAAAGGTGGAATCAATGAGATTCAGTATTCTCCTGATGGCGTGCTCCTCGCCATGGCGGGTGATATCGGCATTTGGCTCTACGATACAACAACCTCTCAAGAGATCGCTTTGCTGACTGGACACACAGCACCAGTCCTCAGTTTGGCATTTAGTTCTAATGGGCGTACCTTTGTCAGTGGAGGCGGCGATGGCACCATTCGCTTCTGGGATAGGAACACGGGTACACACAAGACGATACTCATAGCATATCAGCTTGATGTCAATAGCCTTGCGTTCAGCCCCGACGGATGCCTGCTTGCCAGTGGAAGTGATGACGGTGCTATACGGCTCTGGGATCCGATTACCGCTGAACATAGGGTTACAATGACGCTCGGACGGCATGCAGCTAAGATGAATAGCGTCGTATTCAGTCCTGATGGAAATACTATCGCTGGTGGGAGTGAAGATGGTAACGTCTATCTCTGGGATACACACACCAACGAACTCAAGAGAACGCTCATTTGGCATGCGGATGGTGTCAATACCGTTGTGTTCAGTCCCGATGGTGGCACACTCGCGACTGGATCTACGCATGGTGCCATCCATCTCTGGGATATCCACACCTACACGCACAGGAAAACGCTCTTTGGACATACAGATTGGGTTTATAGCATCGCGTTCAGTCCTGATGGGAACATGCTCGCAAGTGGAAGTGACGATAAGACCGTTCGCCTCTGGAATGTGAACACAGGTGTACAGAAAAAAACGCTCACTGGACACACTCAGGGTGTTAAGAGCGTTACATTCAGTCCTGATGGAAATACTATTATCAGTGCGGGTGAAGATGGCGCGATCCGACTTTGGTATGTGAACATAGGCGAATCTAAGGGAACACTTTTTGGGCATACAGATTGGGTCTGGAGCGTCGCATTCAGTCCCGATGGAAATACCATTGTGAGCGGGAATGAGGACAGCACCCTCCACTTCTGGGATGTGCACACCAGCACGCACAAGGCGACACTCTCTGGGCATACCTCTGGTGTCAACAGTGTGGTGTTTAGTCCTGATGGAAATACTATCGCAAGCGCAGGCATAGAAATCCGCCTCTGGGATGTGAAAACTGGCAAACAGAAAAAAGTTCTCTCTGGACATACCTCTGGTGTCTATAGTGTGGCATTCAGCCCCGATGGTAATGTGATCGCAAGTGGGAGTGACGACGGGACTATTTGCCTCTGGGATGTACGTACAGGCAAACACATGAAAACGCTCTTAGGGCTTACAAATAGGGTCCCAAGCGTTGCGTTCAGTCCCGATGGCCCCACACTCGCTACTGGAAGTGCCAACGGTGATATACATCTCTGGAGTGTATACGCCGGCGAACTCCAGATGATACTCACTGGGCATGCAGGTTGGATCTGGAGTGTGGCGTTTAGTCCTGATGGAGATACGCTCGCCAGTGCGGGTGACGATGGCACGATCCGTTTCTGGGATGTGGAAACCGGTGTACACAAAAAAACACTTACTGGTCATACAGATTGGGTCTATAGTATAGTGTTTAGCCCTAATGGGAATACACTTGTCAGTGGTGGTGCCAACGGCAATGTACACATCTGGGATGTCATCACCGGTGTATACAAAACGAAATTCGCAGGTCATACGGATAGAGTTTTCAGTGTGGCGTTTAGTCCTGATGGAAATATACTCGCCAGTGGGAGTGAAGACGGCACGGTACTTCTATGGGAGTTGACCTCTTCGACACCACAGTAA
- a CDS encoding serine/threonine protein kinase: protein MPTQHPLLEISEIDTNIEAYLKQIGEITYRFPEHDSRCQSFRVVTDNQRWFVKHGNIPQTIRWLKQAVRFHAVVQHEALPRLHNAFDTPDGFTLVYAWVDGEGLRPERELRPDEIHPRDRFCALPATEIIDALNIIYEVHVLIEKRGFIAEDFYDGCIIYDFEKKRIHLYDFDHYHPAPFINDRGRLYGSTRFMAPEEFQKGAHIDARTNVFMLGRTAFVLLANNSDSRDDWKGNDALWHVAKKATNPDKQGRYQSVQAFVSAWHAAIACTA from the coding sequence ATGCCCACCCAGCATCCACTTCTGGAAATTTCGGAAATTGACACAAATATCGAAGCATACCTGAAGCAGATTGGCGAGATCACGTATCGGTTCCCTGAGCACGATTCGAGATGTCAATCCTTCCGGGTAGTGACGGACAACCAACGTTGGTTCGTCAAACACGGCAACATACCACAAACCATCAGATGGCTCAAGCAGGCTGTTCGTTTCCACGCCGTTGTCCAACACGAGGCACTCCCGCGATTGCACAACGCTTTCGATACACCCGATGGCTTCACACTGGTCTACGCCTGGGTCGATGGTGAGGGGCTGCGTCCCGAAAGGGAACTGCGTCCCGATGAAATACACCCGCGTGACAGGTTTTGTGCGTTGCCAGCGACTGAGATTATTGATGCCCTCAACATCATCTATGAGGTCCATGTCCTTATCGAAAAACGGGGATTTATCGCTGAAGACTTTTACGACGGCTGCATTATCTATGACTTTGAAAAAAAACGAATACATCTCTACGATTTTGACCACTATCATCCAGCACCTTTTATAAATGATCGAGGGCGGTTATACGGCTCAACTCGGTTCATGGCACCGGAGGAATTTCAGAAGGGTGCGCACATTGACGCGAGAACAAACGTCTTTATGTTAGGACGAACAGCGTTCGTGTTGCTCGCCAACAACAGCGATTCACGAGACGACTGGAAGGGGAACGATGCCTTATGGCACGTCGCAAAAAAAGCGACCAATCCAGACAAACAGGGCAGGTATCAATCTGTCCAAGCGTTCGTTTCGGCGTGGCACGCCGCTATTGCATGTACAGCGTAG
- a CDS encoding succinate dehydrogenase: protein MTHPELTLTERRPFQTQRRDTWWLQPLAVFIGLGIFVLYGLFRVFEGNHFIHGPYLSPLYSPVLFGTEGVEHSVGHSWFGMMPSWMPGFITPAVLIMWMPLGFRFTCYYYRGAYYKAFWADPPSCTVSEPRNNYRGEHSFPLIIQNIHRYFLYIALIFLGILAYDVWKALWFDDGNGGTTLGIGVGTIILAGNVVLLGGYTLGCHSLRHLVGGVVDLLSKAPIRRGAYNCVSCLNRRHMLWAWMSLCWVGFSDVYVRFIAPALGQDWVTF, encoded by the coding sequence ATGACGCACCCAGAACTCACCTTAACGGAACGTCGTCCGTTTCAAACCCAGCGCCGAGATACATGGTGGCTGCAACCTCTAGCCGTATTTATCGGGTTGGGAATCTTCGTCCTTTACGGACTCTTTCGCGTTTTTGAAGGGAATCATTTCATTCATGGACCCTACCTGTCCCCCCTTTACTCACCGGTGCTTTTCGGGACCGAAGGGGTCGAGCATAGCGTTGGGCACAGTTGGTTTGGTATGATGCCATCTTGGATGCCAGGTTTCATTACCCCGGCAGTCCTGATTATGTGGATGCCACTCGGATTTCGCTTTACCTGCTACTATTACCGCGGCGCGTATTACAAAGCGTTTTGGGCAGACCCACCCTCTTGCACAGTGTCAGAGCCTCGTAATAATTATAGGGGCGAACACTCGTTTCCATTGATTATACAGAATATCCATAGATATTTTCTTTATATCGCTCTCATCTTTCTCGGTATCCTCGCTTACGATGTATGGAAAGCACTCTGGTTCGACGATGGGAATGGTGGAACAACCCTCGGTATCGGCGTAGGTACCATCATTCTGGCAGGTAACGTCGTTCTTTTGGGTGGTTATACGCTCGGATGCCACTCTTTACGACACTTAGTCGGTGGGGTTGTCGATCTGCTTTCCAAAGCACCTATCCGTCGGGGGGCGTATAACTGTGTGAGTTGCTTGAACCGTCGGCACATGCTTTGGGCGTGGATGAGTCTCTGTTGGGTGGGTTTTTCGGATGTATACGTCCGTTTTATAGCACCGGCACTCGGTCAGGACTGGGTTACATTTTAA